The Streptomyces sp. V4I8 genome includes the window TCGGCGACTCCGTGGACGCGGCGGCCTGGTGGTTCCTGTCCATGGAACGGTCCTGCCAGGTGCAGCTGACCGCCAAGGCGGCGGGGCGACCGGTTCTCATCGACCATCGGCAGGCGGTGGCCACGCGGGAGCAGCTGGGCGGGGATCTGGTGGCGTGGATCAACTATCAGCCGTTGTGGCAGGACGTCAGTCGGAGTGAGCCGGATCTGCTCAGCTGACGGGTCTGGGGGCGGTGACGGGTTTGGAGGCGGTGGGGCCGAGGGGGCTGGGTGGGGGAGCGGGTTCAGAGGGGCGGGGGCTGCGGGTCAGAAGCCTTGGAGGACTACCGCCTTCGTCATCGCGAACTCCTCGTCCGTGAGTACCCCGTCCCGGTGCAGCTCGCCCAACTCCGCGCAGCCTGCGCAGGAGTACGTCGTGGTGATCGGCGGCCTGGGAGGGGACGGACGCCGTCAGCCGGGCGCGGTCGGTGGCGTCTACGCCGGGACGGGTGGACGGGTGCGGCAGGCGGGCGGTGACCGCGGTGGCGACCAGGGCGGTCAGCAGGTCGCGGCGCGCGCTGCCCCACAGGTCCAGGGCGTAAGGGTCCTTCTCCGGCGGTAGTTCCGAGAACACCGTCCCGCGGGTCATGAAGCGCAGGAAGCCGTCCTCGTGACCGGAATTGGGCAGCCACTCGACCTGGACGAGGTCGCCGACGTCGATGATGCGCGGGCCGGTCGCCCGTTTGACCCGGTCGGAGGTGTCGGACCAGTCGATCCGCACCTGGCTGCCGTCGAAGGAGACCGTGCCGTCGGAGGAACGGACGGAGACGGGGACCGGTGGGCCGGGGAGGAGATAGGCCTTGGTCGGTTCCTTGGGGATCTGGTCCAGGAGCAGTGCCCGGCGGATCTCCTCGGCGATGTACTCGGCGACCCCGGAACGATCGACGTCCACCGTCAGCCGGTACGGATCCGCCGTGTCGGGCAGTCGGCCGCCGGTCGCCTGGAGCAGCGGGTCCGCGCCCTCGCGCAGCCGCATCCGCAGCCGTCCGCGCTTGCGCTCGGGCTCGAAGACGATGCTCGCGACGGCTTCGAGGGGGACGGCGATCTCTCCGTACGTCTGCCGGAACAGTGGCACGGAGCGGTGGAGTCCCGGCGTGATCCGGACCGTTGTGCCGTCGAAGGCCCAGGTCCCGTCGCGCTGGATGATCTCGGCCATAGGGAAATTCTCGCAGCCGGGTCAATACGGGGCGGCCCTCTCATCACCCGCGGCGACCGGGATGGCGGGGTGGGGAGCGGATGGTGGAGCGGATGGCATGCGGCACAATTCGCTGTCGTCATAAGGGAGTTGCACGCGGGTTGTCGGTGGTGTGGCCGGCGCTCGCAATCTGCGATGGCCGGTATGTGAGATCCGGGTGCCGGTCGTGGGGTCGTGCGGCTATAAGGCCATGAGGCCATGAGGTCATCTGGTCGCTGGGGCACCAGGTCGTGAGGGTTTACGGAAGGCGGGCGTCGGGCGTGGCGGTGCAGGAGGCTGGGCAGGGCAGCGCGGCATGGGGCGCGCATGGGGGTGGCTGTACCTGCGGGGACTGTCCGCACGGGGCGCGTGCGGGGCATCGGCGCGCGGTCGCCGAGTTCCTGCTGAAGCGGGACGAGTTCGCGGCCGGACAAGGGCTGCCGGCTGCGGTGGCCCACTCGGCCTCGGCCTCCCGGCAGTGGGTCTCCGAGGAGTTGACGCAGTCGGCGGAACTCGTCGCCGAGCGGGGGCGCGCCGAGGGGGAGGCGTGGCTGACGCGGCTGTGGTGGCGTACGACCTGTGTCGTCTGGGGTCTGGTCGTGGCGCTGCTGCTGGTGCAGGCGCTCACGGCGATCGGCGCGGGGTGGACGTCGGCGCGTACGGCCGGGCTGCTGGCGGCGCTGGTGACGGCCGGGGCGCTCACGGCGGCGTCGTGGTTCCACCGGGCGCGGGGCGGGGCGCTGGCGCCGGTCATCGGTGAGGACAATCGGCTCTCCACGTCGCGTGCGGTGGCCGGGGCGTGGGTGCTGTTCGTGGCATACGCCGTGCTCGTGCTGGTGGGGCGGCTGGCGGCGGCGTCCGGGCACCGCGACCGCGATGCGTTGATCGCCGGTCTCGAACTCGGGCGGGGTGCCGGTGTGGTGACCGTGCTCGCCGTGGTCTGTGCGATCGCGGTGCTGGTGCGGCGGGTCGTGGGGGTGCGGGTGCTCGGGCAGCGCCTGCAGAAGGTGCGGGCTCATCGGCCCCGGGCGGCGGATCTGCTGACGGATGACGCGGGGCGGGGGACGTTCGCGGACATCCAGTACGTCGTGATCGGTGGGGTGGCGCTGCTGTTCGCGGCGGTGCGGCTGGCTCGGCGGCCGGATCAGTTGCCCGATCTGCCGTGGGGGCTGGCGGTGGTGGTGCTGATCTCGGCGGCTACCTATCTGGCCGGAAAGTATGCGGAGGGGGGTCGGCCGGTGATCCTCTCGGTGGTGCGGGCTCGGGAGGCCGGCGACCTGGACGGGCCGATCCGGACCGGGGACGACATCGAGATCCGGGGGGCCGGGTTCGTGCCGCCCGGGGCGCAGGGGGCGGACCGGTTGTCGCGGATGGTGGTGCGGATCGGGGCGGTGCATGTGCATGTGCCGTTGGTGCCGGTGAACGGGGGGTTCAGCAATCCGACGGATGCCGTGCTGAGGGTGCCGGTTCCTGCGGATGTGGAGCCGGGGCGGGTGGAGGTGCAGGTGGTTACCGCGGCGGGGGTGGAGACGGGGCGGTACTCGATTGATGTGACCGAGTGACGGGTGCCTCCGGCGGTTGGTCGGGGGGTGCCTGTGGGTGCCTGCGGCGGTTGGGCGCGGGTGCCTGCGGGTGCCTGCGGGTGCCTCTGGGGGTTGAGCGGGGATGCCTGCGGCGGCCTGTCTCGGCGGTTGGGCGGGGGTGCCTGCGGCGGCCTGTTTCGGTGGGTGGGGGGTGGTCGCGCCCACGCGGCGGTAGCCGCACATTCGACACAGCCCCGCGCCCCTGAGGTGCCTGCGGCGGCCCGTTGCTGTCCGGTGGGGGTTCGCGTAGCGCGTGCGGGTTCGTTGTGGGTCGGGGACGCGTCGGGGGGTGTCCGTCCTCGGTCCGGTGGTGGGCCTTGCGCGGGAGGTGCTGTTTCTTGACACCGGACTCTGCGGGCGGACACCCCCCGACGCGTCCCCTTGCCGCCGTACGCGGCTGCGGGCTTGTGGGGTGCGCCGGTCGTCTGACCGGTGTGACGGGGGGTTCCCTCGGGGCGGGGCTGGTCGGAGAATACGGGCGGCGAGAGGTGAGCGGCGCAGTCACTGCTTACGTATCGTCTTTTGAGGGGTCACGGCACGGCGGGCGAGAGGCGGCTACGGGCGATGACTCACGGTATGCATTCGGACACGCGCAGCCCTTACCTTGATGGCGAGCGGAACTGGCGGGATACCGCTTCCCGGTATGCACTGCTTCCGCTTCGCGTCTTTCTCGGCGTCACCTTTATTTACGCCGGACTGGACAAGCTCACCGACAGTGCCTTCATGAAGGACGCCGGGGCGGGCTCGGTAGGCGACATGATGCGTGCTGTGCGGGACTCGTCGGCCATTCCGGCCATGGTCGACATGGCGCTGGAGAGTCCCGTGGGATTTGGCTACGCCATCGCCTTGGGTGAGCTGGCGGTTGGTATCGGCACCTTGATCGGGCTGCTCGCTCGTCTGGCGGCGCTGGGTGGGGCGCTTATCTCGCTGAGTCTGTGGCTGACGGTGAGCTGGGCCTCCGATCCGTACTACTACGGCAATGACCTCGCCTATCTGATGGCCTGGCTGCCCCTCGTGCTCGCGGGTGCCCCCATGTTGTCCGTGGACGCGGCGCTGCGCGCGCGGCGACGGCAGCGGTTGGGGGGCTATCGGTAGTCAGTGAGGGGCGAGGGCTCGGCTGCGCGGCGTCTGCGTATGCCTCGGGTCAGCACTCCCACCGCGCCTGCCAGGCACAGGCCGCCCACGACTATGGGGATCACCACGAACCATGGCGTCTCCCAGGCGCCGCCCGCGTCCCCGGCGTAGATGATGCCCGCGAGGGTCAGGAAAGTGCCGGCGACCAGCCTGCCGGGCTGGAACTCATGATGAAGCACGGCTCACCTCCGCCTGTCCCACGCCGACGCTCAGGTCGAGGTCCAGCGTGCCTGCCTCCTTGGTGCCCGCGGGCGGGGTCAGGGTCAGCTCCTTGTGTTTGCCCGGGGCCACGTCCACGTCCTGCTTGTCGTCGCCCGGTAGCTGGATGTCCCCCACCCCTACGTCGATGCTCAGCTGCACGGTCACGTCCTTGGGGACGATCACCTTCAGCCGGCCCACGCCGACGTCGGCTCTGGTGGTCAGGGTTTGGTCCTCGGTGATGGTCAGGCGGGTCAGGTCCAGGGTGCCGACGCCGGCGCCGACGTCGTACTGCGGTTGGACGTCTGCCGTGGCTGTGGGTCGCCAGTTCCGCTCGACCCAGTGGGTGCTGATGTCCTTGGGCAGCGCGGCCGAGGCGGCCAGGAGGCCCGCGGTGATGATCGCCAGGAATATGGAGCCCGCTCCCGTGCGGCCCAGGAACGCGCTGACCGCTATGCCCAGGCCGAGGACGAGCAGCGCGCAGGCCAGGCCGGTCTGCAGGCTGGTGCCGAGCGCGTGGTCCTCCCAGGTCGCGTTCGTACCGAGGGCGCCCGCGAGGAGGGCCAGCAGGAACACCCAGCCGCCGATCGAGCGTGGGCCGCGTGGCTTGGGCTGTGGGGGGCGGCGTGGGCGTATGTCGCCGCGGCTGCTCCAGGTGCCGAGGCCGATGTTGACGGCCGCCGCGATGTCGCGGTCGCGGGAGTCGCGGGGGCCCCAGAGGTAGCCGGTGCCGCCCTCGTGGGTGCCGTCCTTGACGATGGGGTCGCGCCACCAGGAGGGGTAGGCGGCGGGGACCGGTGGGGCCTGGGCCTCCGGCGGGGCGTCGGCGACGGTCTGGGCGGCGAGGGGGTCGGGGTCGGGGGTGCTGCGGTGCCGGGACCAGTAGCCGGCGCCTGCGAGGAGGAGGGAGAGGACTACGGCGAAGGTCAGCACCCCGCCGTTCTTCAGCAGCGTCAGGAACACACCGCAGCCGACCAGCGCGAACAGCACGGCCGTCAGCGCCTGGCCGTCGACGCGGCCCGTCAGCAGCTTGCGCACCTCGTTCTCGTCCTCGTCGTCGTACGGGACGAAGAGCCAGGCGAAGCCGTAGAAGAGGAGGCCGATGCCGCCGGTCGCGGAGAGGACGGCGAGGGTGATCCGGAAGATCACCGGGTCCATGTCGCACTGCCGTCCGAGCCCGGCGCACACCCCGGCCAGCATCTTGTGCCGCCGGTCGCGCCGGAACCTCTGCGGCGGGGCGAGCGCGTCCGCTTCCTCACCCGCGGCGCTCGCGGGTGCCGGGCCGGTGGCGGTGCCCGCGGTGGGCACGGCGTCCGGCTCGGGCACGGAGTCCGCGGCGGGCTGGTGATCTGTCATGTGTCCATGGTGACGGGCGGATCGGCTCGGCGGGAGTCGGAATGACCCTGGTCGGACCCTGATATCGGTCCCTGAGGGGGGTCTGGGGAAGCGTTCGACGCGGCGGACTTCGAAGATCAGGGGAGTATCGGGGGTCGACCCTGATGCCCTGGTGCTCCGGCCGTGTGAACATCGATGGCATGCCGGAAGCCGCAGCAGCGCCCCTCGCCGAACCGCGGCCGCCGCGCAAGCTCTACCGCAGCAGCGACGGACGCTGGCTCGGGGGCGTGGCGCGGGGGCTCGCCGGGCATCTCGGGCTGCCCGTCATCTGGGTGCGGCTCGTCTTCGTCGGCCTGTTCATGGCGGACGGCCTCGGGGCGCTGCTGTATGCCGCGTTCTGGTTCTTCGTGCCGCTCGGCGTCGGCGGCGTCGACGCGCAGCGGCCGTCCCCTTTCACCACCGAGACCGCGGCCGACGGCCGGCGCAGACTCGTCGCCCGCAAGCCGGACAAGGGGCAGATCGTCGCGCTGCTCCTCATGGTCGTGGTGGCGATGGTCTTCGTCGGCAGCGTGGACCTGGGCAGCGGTGCCAAGGCCTACCTCCTGCCCGCCGTACTCGTCGGCGCGGGCGTCGCCCTGGTCTGGCGTCAGGCGGACAACTCCCGCCGGGCCCGCTGGATGGAGGTCGGGCGGCGTAGGCGCACGCTCACTCTGCTGCGCGCCGCGGGCGGCGTCGTCCTGGTCACGGCCGGCGTCTCCGGCATCTTCGTCCTGCAGGGCTCAGCCGCCCACCTCGGTTCCGTCCTGCAGGCGGCCCTGGCGGTCCTCGTCGGCATAACGCTCCTCGCGGGCCCGTATCTGGTCCGGATGACACAGGACCTCTCCGAGGAGCGCCTGATGCGCATCCGCGCCCAGGAGCGCGCCGAAGTCGCCGCGCACGTCCACGACTCGGTGCTGCACACCCTGACCCTGATTCAGCGCAACGCGGAGAACGCGAACGAGGTCCGCCGCCTCGCCCGCGCCCAGGAGCGCGACCTGCGCACCTGGCTCTACAAACCCGAGGGCACCGGCAAGGACGAGGCCGACGAACCCGCCAACCTCGCCGACGCGGTCCGGCGCAACGCCGCCGAGATCGAGGACAAGCACGGCGTCCCCATAGAGGTCGTGGTCGTCGGCGACTGCCCGCTCGACGAGAGAATCGGTGCGCAGATGCAGGCCGCGCGCGAGGCGATGGTGAACGCCGCGAAGTACGGTGGCGAGGGCGGCGCCGTGCAGGTCTACGCCGAGGTGGAGGGAAAGACCGTTTTCGTGTCCGTCCGGGACCGCGGTCCGGGCTTCGACCTCGACTCGATACCCGCCGACCGCATGGGCGTCAGAGAATCGATCATCGGCCGTATGGAGCGCAACGGCGGTACGGCCCGGCTCCGGGCGGTACCCGGCGGCGGTACGGAGGTCGAGCTGGAGATGGAGAGGGCGGAGAGGACGTCATGAGCGACCCGACCGAGGCGAACGAGCCTGTGGAGTCGACCGGCGGGAGCGCGGGCGAGCGGCACGTGCGCGTGGTCCTCGTCGACGACCACCGCATGTTCCGTACGGGAGTCCAGGCCGAGATCGGCCGGACCGAGGAGACCGGCGTCGAGGTCGTCGGGGAGGCCGATGACGTCGACCAGGCGGTCACGGTCATCACCGCGACGCGGCCCGAGGTCGTGCTCCTCGACGTCCACCTCCCGGGTGGCGGCGGGGTCGAAGTCCTGCGCCGCTGCGCCCCGTTGATGGCGGACGCCGAGCAGCCCGTCCGCTTCCTCGCGCTGTCCGTCTCGGACGCGGCGGAGGATGTCATCGGCGTGATCCGGGGTGGTGCGCGCGGCTATGTGACGAAGACGATCACCGGCACGGATCTCGTCGACTCCATCTTCCGGGTCCAGGACGGCGACGCGGTGTTCTCGCCGCGCCTCGCCGGGTTCGTGCTGGACGCCTTCGCGTCCACGGACGCGCCGCCGGTGGACGAGGACCTGGACCGGCTGACCCAGCGCGAGCGGGAGGTACTGCGGCTGATCGCGCGGGGGTACGCGTACAAGGAGATCGCCAAGCAGCTCTTCATCTCCGTCAAGACGGTCGAGTCCCATGTCTCGGCAGTGCTGAGGAAGCTCCAGTTGTCCAACCGGCATGAGCTGACGCGGTGGGCCACGGCGCGGCGTCTGGTGTGAGACCGGGCCCGGTGCGCCGGGCTCAGCCGGGGCGACGTGGCGTCGGTTCGGTCATGCCACCCGCGTGGCTCCCGTGAACGGCATCTCGTCGAGCGGGGCCACGCGGACCGGGGCCGAGGGGTTCGGGGCGTGGATCATCTGGCCGTTGCCGATGTAGAGGCCCACGTGGCTGATGCTGGAGTAGAAGAACACCAGGTCGCCCGGGAGCAGTTCGGAGCGGGAGACGCGGCGGCCGGTGTCGATCTGGGCGTAGGTCGTGCGGGGCAGGGACAGTCCGGCCGAGCGGTACGCGGCCTGGGTGAGGCCGGAGCAGTCGAAGGCGTCCGGGCCGGTCGCGCCCCAGACATAGGGGCTGCCCAGCTTGGAGTAGGCGTACGAAACGGCGGCCGCCGCACGGGCGTTGGGCGCCTGGGCCGTGGTCGAACCGGGGGCTGCCAAGGTGTCGCGGGTGCCTGTCGAGGAGCGGGCGGCGCGGTCCGAGCCGTTCGCCTGAAGCCGGGCGCGCTCCTCGGCGGTCAGCCGGGTGAGCAGGCTGCGGGCGTCGTCCAGCTTGCCGGTGATCGTCTCGCTGTGCCGTCGCAGCTCCGACTGGCGGGACTTCAGTGAGGTCAGTTCGATGCGCGCCGCCCCGCGCAGCTGCTCGATCTCGCGCAGTTGCCTGCGGACACTCGCGACGGATGCCGCCTGGCGGTTGCCGGTGCGTTCGGCGAACTCCGCTCCGTCGAGGTAGCGGTCGGGGTCGGCGGAGAGCGCCAGTTGGAGGGCCGGGTCGAGGCCGCCGTCGCGGTACTGCGCCGCGGCCATCGAACCGAGGGCCTCGCGCGCCGAGTTGAGCTTCTCCGTTCTGCGGGCGGCCTCGTCCTGCAGGGACCTGACCCGCTGCTCGGCCGCGTCCGCCTGCTCCTTCGCGCCGTTGTACTTCTCGGTCGCGACCTCCGCCTCCTGGTACAGCTTGTCCACCTTCGCCTTGACCTGCGCCGGCGTCAGCTGCGGCTCCGCGTGTCCGGTCCCGTCGAAGCCCGTCGCCGTCGCCGCGCCCGCCAGGGCGATCGTCCATGCCGTGCGGGCCTTAGTGCCGCCGGCCGAGCGCTGACGGGGCTTTCGGTGCGCTGCCACGTGGACTGCACGTCCTTTCGTACGACCGCCTCGTCCCGTACGTCCGCCAGGCGGTGGCCCGTACGACCGTCCCCGGAGGGAGCGGACCGCCCCGGGGGGAGCGGCGGGCGTACGAGCGCCTGGGGGTGCGGACGTACGGCCGCCCGGGGGCGGGTTACGCGTCCGGCGGCGGCCTGCACAGGGGGAGCGGGCCGCCGCCGGACTTTTCTCGGCGGTGGTGTCCGACTGCCGCCCCTGGCCCGGGCGGCGGTGGGGAGCCGGTCACCTGGTGGAGGACGCTAAACCTCGTTGTGTCGGGGCGGTAACGCGTTGTGCGGAAGTGCCGGGAGTGGACCGGGGGATGACCGTAAGTGACCATGATCCCGGGGGCGGGGTGTTGTGTTCACGCTGTGTGCTGACCGATGTGGGGGAATGGGGGGTGCGTGGGGGTGGCGGGGTGCTATGGCGCATATATGCAGGGGGCGGGGAGGGGGGTGGCTGTGGGGGCGGAGGCGGGGCTGGGTGGTGGGTGGGCGGGTGGCGGTGATTAGGCTCCGGCTTCATGGACGTACTCATCCATCTCTTCGTCGGCCTGCACATCATCGGTATCGCCGCGCTGCTCGGTGGTTTCCTCACCCAGATGAAGGCGATGGGCCAGGGCACCGCCCGGTTCGTCCCCGCGATGCTGCACGGCGCGCTGACCATGCTGGTCACCGGGGTGATCCTCGTCGGCCTCAATCAGGCGGACGACCAGTCCGTCAACAACATCAAGATCGGTGTGAAGCTGGCTCTGCTGGTCGTCATCCTCGGGCTCGTGTATGTGAAGCGGGACGAGGAGACGGTGGACAAGCGGCTGTTCGGGTTGGTGGGGCTGCTGACCATGGCGAACATCTTCATCGCCGTGTTGTGGACGTGACGTCCGTCCCGGGGGTGGCTCCTGGTGTGGCGTCGGCTCCGGATACGGAGCTGTGGCCGGGGTGGGTGTAGGCCCAGAGCGCGCCTGCGCTGACCGCCAGCCATGCCGCCACCGTGATCCACAGCAGGACCTCGCCGGGGGTCTCGAGCCACGGGACGTCCAGGGCGGTGGCGACGGAGAGTGTCGCCGCCGCCGTCATGCCCATCGGGAACACGGTGGCCCAGCGGCGTACGTCGTAGCGCAGCCGTGGCCGGGCGATCTCGGCGAGGGCCAGGGCGGCGTACCAGGCCAGGTCGAGGATCAGCAGGGCGACGGTCACCTTGCGCAGGGCGCTGGTGTCGTCGTCGTTCCACAGGTACAGGCGGGTGCTGTCGGCGGCGATGAGCTTCGAGCCGGCGAGCGCGGAGATGGCGAGGGCGCCGCCCGCCACCCAGTGGTCGCCGGCGCCGTGGACCACTTGCCGTAGGTCGAAGCGGGTCAGGGCGATGACGTAGAGGACGAGGCCGAGCCAGAACAGTACGAGTGCCGCGTGGGCGAGCCATGCCGATGACTCGTTCGCGGCGAGTGTCGCGCCCAGGACGGCCAGGCCCTGTGTGGCCACGCAGCCCAGGAACACCGCGCCGGACATGCGGGGGTGCCAGTGGCGTACGACGGCGATGAGGAAGCCCGGCCAGAGCAGGGCCGCCAATGCCAGGAGGGTCTTGGCGAGGGGCTCCCAGCCGAGGGTCGTGAAGCGGGTGCCGAGGACGGTCGTCGCGGCGATGGCGGTCAGGGCGGCCGGGGTGGCTGCCTCATTCACCCACCTGGCGCGGTCCCACAGGAGACGTGCGGTGAAGTCGCCGGCCAGGGCGAGCCAGGACGCGCAGGCGAGGGCCAGAGCGATCCGGGACAGGGTTTCGTGGTCCGTCTGGTTCAGGGCTACCGACAGGATGCCGGTGGCCATGACGGCGGCGCCGGCTGCGGGGGGACGTTGCGACCACCAGGTGAGGAGGGGGGAGGTGGGGGTGGGGGTGGTGGTGGCGGGTGGCATGGGGTTGATGCTAGGGAGCGGGGTGGGGGTTGGGGGCGGGCCACGCCGGGTGCCTCCGGCGGTTGGGTGGGGGGTGCCTGCGGGTGCCTCCGGCGGTTGGGCGGGGGTGCCTGCGGCGGCCTGTTTCGGTGGGTGGGGGCTGGTCGCGCCCACGCGGCGGTAGCCGCACATTCGACACAGCCCCGCGCCCCTGAGGTGCCTGCGGCGGCCCGTTGCGGTGTGTGGGGGTTCGCGTAGCGCGTGCGGGTTCGTTGGGGGGCGGGGCCGCGTCGGGGGGTGTCCGTTCTCGGTCCGGTGGTGGGCCTTGCGCGAGAGGTGCCGTTTCTTGACACCGGACTCTGC containing:
- a CDS encoding PspC domain-containing protein: MTDHQPAADSVPEPDAVPTAGTATGPAPASAAGEEADALAPPQRFRRDRRHKMLAGVCAGLGRQCDMDPVIFRITLAVLSATGGIGLLFYGFAWLFVPYDDEDENEVRKLLTGRVDGQALTAVLFALVGCGVFLTLLKNGGVLTFAVVLSLLLAGAGYWSRHRSTPDPDPLAAQTVADAPPEAQAPPVPAAYPSWWRDPIVKDGTHEGGTGYLWGPRDSRDRDIAAAVNIGLGTWSSRGDIRPRRPPQPKPRGPRSIGGWVFLLALLAGALGTNATWEDHALGTSLQTGLACALLVLGLGIAVSAFLGRTGAGSIFLAIITAGLLAASAALPKDISTHWVERNWRPTATADVQPQYDVGAGVGTLDLTRLTITEDQTLTTRADVGVGRLKVIVPKDVTVQLSIDVGVGDIQLPGDDKQDVDVAPGKHKELTLTPPAGTKEAGTLDLDLSVGVGQAEVSRASS
- a CDS encoding DoxX family protein, encoding MHSDTRSPYLDGERNWRDTASRYALLPLRVFLGVTFIYAGLDKLTDSAFMKDAGAGSVGDMMRAVRDSSAIPAMVDMALESPVGFGYAIALGELAVGIGTLIGLLARLAALGGALISLSLWLTVSWASDPYYYGNDLAYLMAWLPLVLAGAPMLSVDAALRARRRQRLGGYR
- a CDS encoding LuxR C-terminal-related transcriptional regulator, which encodes MSDPTEANEPVESTGGSAGERHVRVVLVDDHRMFRTGVQAEIGRTEETGVEVVGEADDVDQAVTVITATRPEVVLLDVHLPGGGGVEVLRRCAPLMADAEQPVRFLALSVSDAAEDVIGVIRGGARGYVTKTITGTDLVDSIFRVQDGDAVFSPRLAGFVLDAFASTDAPPVDEDLDRLTQREREVLRLIARGYAYKEIAKQLFISVKTVESHVSAVLRKLQLSNRHELTRWATARRLV
- a CDS encoding tellurite resistance/C4-dicarboxylate transporter family protein → MPPATTTPTPTSPLLTWWSQRPPAAGAAVMATGILSVALNQTDHETLSRIALALACASWLALAGDFTARLLWDRARWVNEAATPAALTAIAATTVLGTRFTTLGWEPLAKTLLALAALLWPGFLIAVVRHWHPRMSGAVFLGCVATQGLAVLGATLAANESSAWLAHAALVLFWLGLVLYVIALTRFDLRQVVHGAGDHWVAGGALAISALAGSKLIAADSTRLYLWNDDDTSALRKVTVALLILDLAWYAALALAEIARPRLRYDVRRWATVFPMGMTAAATLSVATALDVPWLETPGEVLLWITVAAWLAVSAGALWAYTHPGHSSVSGADATPGATPGTDVTSTTRR
- a CDS encoding PspC domain-containing protein; translation: MPEAAAAPLAEPRPPRKLYRSSDGRWLGGVARGLAGHLGLPVIWVRLVFVGLFMADGLGALLYAAFWFFVPLGVGGVDAQRPSPFTTETAADGRRRLVARKPDKGQIVALLLMVVVAMVFVGSVDLGSGAKAYLLPAVLVGAGVALVWRQADNSRRARWMEVGRRRRTLTLLRAAGGVVLVTAGVSGIFVLQGSAAHLGSVLQAALAVLVGITLLAGPYLVRMTQDLSEERLMRIRAQERAEVAAHVHDSVLHTLTLIQRNAENANEVRRLARAQERDLRTWLYKPEGTGKDEADEPANLADAVRRNAAEIEDKHGVPIEVVVVGDCPLDERIGAQMQAAREAMVNAAKYGGEGGAVQVYAEVEGKTVFVSVRDRGPGFDLDSIPADRMGVRESIIGRMERNGGTARLRAVPGGGTEVELEMERAERTS
- a CDS encoding NlpC/P60 family protein, producing the protein MAAHRKPRQRSAGGTKARTAWTIALAGAATATGFDGTGHAEPQLTPAQVKAKVDKLYQEAEVATEKYNGAKEQADAAEQRVRSLQDEAARRTEKLNSAREALGSMAAAQYRDGGLDPALQLALSADPDRYLDGAEFAERTGNRQAASVASVRRQLREIEQLRGAARIELTSLKSRQSELRRHSETITGKLDDARSLLTRLTAEERARLQANGSDRAARSSTGTRDTLAAPGSTTAQAPNARAAAAVSYAYSKLGSPYVWGATGPDAFDCSGLTQAAYRSAGLSLPRTTYAQIDTGRRVSRSELLPGDLVFFYSSISHVGLYIGNGQMIHAPNPSAPVRVAPLDEMPFTGATRVA